The proteins below come from a single Asanoa ferruginea genomic window:
- a CDS encoding PPC domain-containing protein, whose protein sequence is MRRTIALLAGTALVAAMLPAAVATADPKNDPGLSNADRATLAAGGQVAAKAPAGKTPAGVNPYLALVPDPTKIDYAAWREIADKQGAAREQKRAARKAVVASPILVDEDEIDGTQGGNDSPALAQPVPGFGTKGKQNPRARILGSLDNEVVSRTAVTPKAEDDGAIPLAADTGIQALRNGITVTSTIGDGPHGSAAGDTGDFDFYKLTVTGVGETVTADIDTPVGLLDSMLALYDSDGNEVAFNDDSGGLDSLLTFTFTETGDYYLAVTGYNVLPADPFDPASGDGAGSEGAYNLLLDVARADVDYYAVQLRKGDVLGTSVTGSPARITIYDTAGREVHGSDQDATFIYPPNSPLPGGGNAVSEHVADEDGLHYVAVSNGSGDYDITVEAYRPKLEGDKITQTIFIDFNGQRLNTAIFGGPGVVTLSPLRAFLGRWGLTTADENKLIDGIVAEVTENVKKDLAQSGLNDKFRLKILNSRDDADPFGEVNVSRLIVGGTIAESGVDTIGISQSIDPGNFDTQETALILLDVLSGPATDDASLNFYLKPASNKIGFISQAVGNVTSHEAGHFFGNWHVDQFNDTLNLMDQGGNFPLLYGVGPDGIGGTADDPDVDFGEDEFNPSEGFSGTEDTQGRLATVLTR, encoded by the coding sequence TCAATCCGTATCTGGCACTCGTACCCGATCCGACGAAGATCGACTATGCCGCGTGGCGGGAAATCGCCGACAAGCAGGGCGCCGCGCGCGAGCAGAAACGGGCGGCGCGCAAAGCGGTCGTCGCGTCGCCGATCCTGGTCGACGAAGACGAGATCGACGGCACCCAGGGCGGCAACGACTCGCCAGCCCTCGCCCAGCCCGTGCCCGGCTTCGGCACCAAGGGCAAGCAGAACCCGCGGGCCCGGATCCTCGGCTCGCTCGACAACGAGGTCGTCTCCCGGACCGCGGTGACACCGAAGGCCGAAGACGACGGCGCGATCCCCCTGGCCGCCGACACCGGCATCCAGGCCCTCCGCAACGGGATCACCGTGACCAGCACGATCGGTGACGGGCCACACGGCTCGGCCGCCGGCGACACCGGCGACTTCGACTTCTACAAGCTGACCGTCACCGGGGTCGGCGAGACGGTGACCGCCGACATCGACACTCCGGTCGGGCTGCTCGACTCGATGCTCGCCCTCTACGACTCCGATGGCAACGAGGTCGCCTTCAACGACGACTCGGGTGGGCTCGACAGCCTGCTCACCTTCACCTTCACGGAGACCGGCGACTACTACCTCGCCGTCACCGGCTACAACGTGCTGCCGGCCGACCCGTTCGACCCGGCCAGCGGCGACGGTGCCGGCAGCGAGGGTGCTTACAACCTGCTGCTCGACGTGGCCCGGGCTGACGTCGACTACTACGCGGTGCAGTTGCGCAAGGGCGACGTGCTGGGCACCTCGGTGACCGGTTCGCCGGCCCGCATCACCATCTACGACACCGCGGGCCGCGAGGTGCACGGCTCCGACCAGGACGCCACCTTCATCTACCCGCCGAACAGCCCGTTGCCCGGTGGCGGCAACGCGGTCAGCGAGCACGTCGCGGATGAAGACGGTCTGCACTACGTGGCCGTCAGCAACGGCAGTGGCGACTACGACATCACCGTCGAGGCCTACCGGCCCAAGCTCGAAGGCGACAAGATCACCCAGACGATCTTCATCGACTTCAACGGCCAGCGCCTCAACACCGCGATCTTCGGTGGCCCGGGCGTCGTGACGCTCAGCCCGCTGCGCGCCTTCCTCGGGCGCTGGGGTCTGACCACGGCCGACGAGAACAAGCTGATCGACGGCATCGTCGCCGAGGTGACCGAGAACGTGAAGAAGGATCTCGCCCAGAGCGGGCTCAACGACAAGTTCCGACTCAAGATCCTCAACAGCCGCGACGACGCCGACCCGTTCGGCGAGGTCAACGTCAGCCGGCTGATCGTCGGCGGCACGATCGCCGAGTCGGGCGTCGACACGATCGGCATCTCGCAGTCGATCGACCCGGGCAACTTCGACACCCAGGAAACCGCACTCATCCTGCTCGACGTGCTGAGCGGCCCGGCAACCGACGACGCGTCGCTCAACTTCTACCTAAAGCCGGCCAGCAACAAGATCGGCTTCATCTCACAGGCGGTCGGCAACGTGACCTCCCACGAGGCCGGTCACTTCTTCGGCAACTGGCACGTCGACCAGTTCAACGACACCCTCAACCTGATGGACCAGGGCGGCAACTTCCCGCTGCTCTACGGCGTGGGCCCCGACGGCATCGGCGGCACCGCCGACGACCCGGACGTCGACTTCGGTGAAGACGAGTTCAACCCAAGCGAGGGCTTCTCGGGCACCGAAGACACCCAGGGCCGGCTCGCCACGGTTCTGACCCGCTAA